A region of the Nitrospirota bacterium genome:
TAAGCAGCATATTAGTGATCTTTTGCTTTTCAACAAGACTTATCCAATCATACGGAGAAACAAATAAGGCAGACCCCCCACCAGAAATAAGGCAGAGTACGAGGGTATTTTCGTCTGAATCCTTCAAAAGTTTTATTATCTCTTGGGTTGCTTTTAGTCCATTTTCGTCAGGTATAGGATGCCCGGCCTCAAATATCCTTATCCTTGCTCCTTGCCCCTTGCCCCTTGAATCCTGCTCTCTGTTGTATCCATATTTTGTTATAACAATTCCGTCAGTTATCCTTTCGCCAAGAACCGTCTCTACTGCAGATGCCATTCGTGCCGATGCTTTCCCTGCACCGATTACTATGATTCGCTTAAAATCCTTTAGGGGATAGTCCTTATCTCCTGCAGACAACATCTCTCTATCGAGAGATAGATGGCGCATAACTGCGTTATATGGGTCAACAGCATTAAGTGCATAATTGAATATATCCACGACTATCTTGCTCTGTCCCAGACGTTCCATCATCTCTTCGTCAACCTATCTGATATTCTTGGATACTCCTTCATTGCTATCGCACCAAATATTCCGGTAACGAGGACATAAAACGCTGTGATTGTGGGTATCTTGGAAATTATTTCATGGGAGAATAGCCCTGCTACAGCAGTGCTTGCAAGGATAATAGAAAACTCACCCCTTGCTATGAGTCCAATGCCAATTCCGAGAGACGCCCTTTTTGAAAGCCCCTGAATGCAACCTGTAATGAATCCACTTATGATTTTACTTACTATTGACACCACAACAAGTATAACACCGAGCCAGATTACTCCACCCATCCCATTATAGTCTATTGTCATCCCGAAGGAAAGAAAGAATATGGCAGCAAAAAGGTCTTTGAAAGGACTTAGTTTTTCCTCTACCCTTTCTCTATGGACTGTCTCAGATATTATCAGACCTGCCATAAACGCCCCTATAGCTTCTGAAAGCCCGAGTTTCATAGCCACGACTGATACAAACATAATTATACCGAAGATTAAAAGAAGGAAGAGTTCATCTGATCTTATGTTCAGGACACTGTTAAGATGCGGTATGAATCTATGAAATACCAGCAGAAATAAAACACCGAAACCTATAACCTTCAACAGCACTATCAATATCGAGAGTGCATCAACCCTCCCTGAAAGTGTTATACCTGAGAGTATCCCGAGAAAGAGTGCAATGAAAAGGTCTTCATATACAAGGATACTCAATATCGTCTCTGATTCAGGGTTTGCAGAGAGTCTGTTGTCTATTATTGTTTTTGTGATGATTGCAGAACTGCTGATATATACGATGCCTGCTAAATAAAGAGATGAAAGTGTATCCCATCCAATAATAATGCCGAACAGAAAACCTATCGGAAAATTGAGTGCAAGGTCTATACCTCCAGAAACAAAAGTAGTTTTCCATGTTCTAACTAATGTGGTGAAAGAAAACTCCATGCCGATGAAGAACAGAAGAAGTATCAGTCCAACGGTTGAGAGAATCCTAATAAGTTCTATACTCTTGATAAAGTGCTGTCCAAATATACCTATAAGGATGTAGGCAGGAATAACTGATTGTCTCAGTTTAGATGCAAATAGACCACCGATAAAAAGAACTATCAGGATAAATGCCATCTCTATGAGTGTGTTATACGATGTATCTGCCTCTGGCATGGTTGGATTATCCTGTAGAATTAAGATTCTTGAATTTATCTATCTGATCAGCCCTGCCGATTATAAGCAGAAGGTCACCTGAGTGTATTATCTCATCAGGGGCAGGGCTTGGGATTCCCGCCTCCTCTCTGATTATTGCTACAATCGAAACGCCTGTCTTCTTTCTGATTTCCATCTCTTTAATGCTTTTCCCGACCATAGAAGATGAAGGCTCAATCTTCACCCATTCAATGACAAGGTCTTTCATCACCACATCCATCGTCTCAACGATTCTCGTTTCACACCTGCCTGTCAATATTGCCCCTATCTGTCTTGCCTCTTCTTCGGTTAATTCAAACACCCTCGAGGGAGACTCCTCGCCTTTCATAAAATGGTAAACCTCTATCTTCCCTATGTTATGCCTGATAATAGTAACCTTTTCACCTGCACTGGTCGTAATCCAGCATTTCTTCCCTACACCTGGTAATTCTGCCTCATGCATATTCTTCCCTCCTAAAAAATAATTATACACGAATTATACTCTACACCATTACCTTCAGCAAGGGGGAAATTATAGCCGAAGACTCACTATCTATCCAGTGGGCTTCGCACGCCAAGAATGTTCTTTGACGCGACATGGGTATAGATCATAGTTGTCTGGAGATTTTTGTGTCCAAGCAGTTCCTGAATAGTTCTTATATCATAGCCGTTTTCAAGAAGGTGCGTGGCAAAACTGTGCCTCAGGGTATGAACGGATGCCTGTTTAGTAATTCCTGCTCTCACTGCGGCATCTTTGAACACCTTCTGGAGCGATGCCGGATGGAGATGGTGTCTTCTTACTATAAGGGTGCGGGGGTCGACAGAGAGAGATTTTGATGGAAAGAGCCAGAACCAGCCCCATTCCTTTCC
Encoded here:
- a CDS encoding cation:proton antiporter, yielding MPEADTSYNTLIEMAFILIVLFIGGLFASKLRQSVIPAYILIGIFGQHFIKSIELIRILSTVGLILLLFFIGMEFSFTTLVRTWKTTFVSGGIDLALNFPIGFLFGIIIGWDTLSSLYLAGIVYISSSAIITKTIIDNRLSANPESETILSILVYEDLFIALFLGILSGITLSGRVDALSILIVLLKVIGFGVLFLLVFHRFIPHLNSVLNIRSDELFLLLIFGIIMFVSVVAMKLGLSEAIGAFMAGLIISETVHRERVEEKLSPFKDLFAAIFFLSFGMTIDYNGMGGVIWLGVILVVVSIVSKIISGFITGCIQGLSKRASLGIGIGLIARGEFSIILASTAVAGLFSHEIISKIPTITAFYVLVTGIFGAIAMKEYPRISDRLTKR
- a CDS encoding cation:proton antiporter regulatory subunit codes for the protein MHEAELPGVGKKCWITTSAGEKVTIIRHNIGKIEVYHFMKGEESPSRVFELTEEEARQIGAILTGRCETRIVETMDVVMKDLVIEWVKIEPSSSMVGKSIKEMEIRKKTGVSIVAIIREEAGIPSPAPDEIIHSGDLLLIIGRADQIDKFKNLNSTG